In the Uranotaenia lowii strain MFRU-FL chromosome 1, ASM2978415v1, whole genome shotgun sequence genome, CCCCCCGGTAGTGCGGCCACATTCCTCCTGGGACGCAATAGGTTGAACGCCAACGTCGAGAACCGCGATCTTAACTGCAGGGCGCTCATAAATACCATGCGCCGTCTGGACGACCGCCCATCTCACTTGTCCATCTTTGGCATGGCTTGTCCCGATGACTCTGCCCTTAGGCCACGTATTCCGGGGTGAGTTGGGATCAGCAATCACGACGACATCTCCTACGGAAATCGGACGAGCTAGATTGAACCACTTGGACCGCCGTGTAAGACACGGAAGATAGTCGTTGAGCCAATGTCTCCAGAAAATATTCGCGATCAACTGAGAGGTGTGCCAGGATTTCTTCAACGCTTTAGAACTATCGTCAAAGAGAGCCAACGGTTTCAGGCCATCCGACGATCCCAGGATGAAATGATTCGGCGTTAGAACAGGTGAATCCTCGTCGTCCAATGCAACAAAGGTGAGAGGCCTGGAGTTGACTGTCCCTTCAATTTCGGTCAATGCGCACCGGAGTACTTCATCAGATGGCAGTCTAGTCAACGTCATGTTTTGCAGGTTCTTTTTTACACTTTGTATGAGCCTCTCCCACGAACCGCCCATGTGCGGAGAAGCTGGCGGATTGAACTCCCATCTGGTATCTGGAGATACGATTGCTGCtatcaatttgttttgattcatcTTATCCAGTTCTATGGACAATTCTTTCGAAGCTCCTATAAAATTCGTTCCACGATCACTGTAAATGGCTGCAGGAACACCTCGTCGAACCATGAACACTCTTAGGGCCATTATACAGGAATCTGTTGTAAGGGAATGCGCCAGCTCGATGTAGATTGCTCGGGTTGTTAGACAGGTGACTAAGACGCCCCATCTTTTCTCTGACCGACGACCTACAGAAACTGGTATCGGACCGAAATAGTCCACACCCACGTACGTGAAAGGTCGACAAAATGCAGCCAACCTCGAAGCAGGAAGATCGGCCATTGCTGGTGGTTGTGGTTTAGCGTTTGCGTTTTTACATTGTTGGCAATCTCCTCTCATTCTACGGAAGAAAGCTCTTAATTTTGGGATATAATAACGTAAACGTAGACGGTTGATTGCGGTTTCATGATTGCGATGTAGCAGATTTCGATGGTAATGTTGTGCGATTAGTTTGGTAAGATGGTGCGTGGGTGGCAAAACTATTGGGTTTTTAGATTCTAGGTCAGTAAATTGGCAATTTTTAGCGCGATTATGAATGCGCATAACTTGATGTTCGTCTAGAAACGGTGATACGCGAAAAAGTGAACTGCGTTTAGGTAAGGAAGTATTCGATGGTTTCTGTAGAAGGGAATATTCTTCGGGGTAGGCATAGCTTTGAACTTGACGATACAAAAGGTTTTGTGCTGCAATAAGCTCATCTTGACTTAGTGGTAATAAAATGCATGGTCTCTGCGACTCTCTTTTGATCTTCAAGAAAACGATGAACTTTTTAACGGCCCTCAAGAACATTGCAGTCAATCGGTACAGTTTGACCCATTTGGAGAAGTTTTCAACTTCAACGATCGGCTGGCAGGTAGCGTAGTGCAGCATCAATCTCGGTCGTAGTTCTTCTACGGTAGCCCCTAGAGTCGATGGAATTTTAGGCCACTTTTGCTTTTGCTGGTAGATAAATGGTGGACCTTTGAATCCATTTCGTACCGTCGTCAGAAACATTGTCCTTGGTTGGTACCCAATTCCATTCACTGATGTCAGTCAGCTCTAATATTTCACTCACGCGCGTGCCGACAAACTGGCTGTAGCGACGATGATCGGATTTAAGCCAGCATAATAGATTTCTAGAGTCGGTCCAGTAAAAACGATGGGAGATGTGGATCGATAAAGACTTGATGACACTCGAAGCGAATCTTGCCCCAAGAATTCCCGCTTGCAGCTCAGACCTAGGAATGGTCAAAAATTTCAGTGGTGAAACACGCGTTTTAGTTCCAACTAGCGAGCACTCTATGTGTACACCCTCTTCGAATCTCAAGAATACAGCTGCAGCGAATCCACTCTCGCTGGCATCTACAAACGTATGGAGCTGCACTTCTGTTGCACTCGAGGCGGAGGTCAATGCCCGAAAACAGCGAGGAATGCGAATATCTTCTAAGTTGGGTAACACTTTTAACCATTGCAACCATTTCCTGAAAAGATCGTTATCTATAGCTTCGTCCCAAGCTGTGCCAGCTCGCCAAATCTCTTGGAGGATCACTTTCAAATACATGAGGACATGCCCGATTAATCCGAGAGGGTCGAATATCATCATCAGAGTTCTTAACACTTCTCTCTTCGTTGGTATACGTTTCCCCAACAGAAGTTCAGGATCGTGGCGTGAGGAGAGCTTAAATCTGAACATATCNNNNNNNNNNNNNNNNNNNNNNNNNNNNNNNNNNNNNNNNNNNNNNNNNNNNNNNNNNNNNNNNNNNNNNNNNNNNNNNNNNNNNNNNNNNNNNNNNNNNNNNNNNNNNNNNNNNNNNNNNNNNNNNNNNNNNNNNNNNNNNNNNNNNNNNNNNNNNNNNNNNNNNNNNNNNNNNNNNNNNNNNNNNNNNNNNNNNNNNNNNNNNNNNNNNNNNNNNNNNNNNNNNNNNNNNNNNNNNNNNNNNNNNNNNNNNNNNNNNNNNNNNNNNNNNNNNNNNNNNNNNNNNNNNNNNNNNNNNNNNNNNNNNNNNNNNNNNNNNNNNNNNNNNNNNNNNNNNNNNNNNNNNNNNNNNNNNNNNNNNNNNNNNNNNNNNNNNNNN is a window encoding:
- the LOC129748222 gene encoding uncharacterized protein LOC129748222; this translates as MFLTTVRNGFKGPPFIYQQKQKWPKIPSTLGATVEELRPRLMLHYATCQPIVEVENFSKWVKLYRLTAMFLRAVKKFIVFLKIKRESQRPCILLPLSQDELIAAQNLLYRQVQSYAYPEEYSLLQKPSNTSLPKRSSLFRVSPFLDEHQVMRIHNRAKNCQFTDLESKNPIVLPPTHHLTKLIAQHYHRNLLHRNHETAINRLRLRYYIPKLRAFFRRMRGDCQQCKNANAKPQPPAMADLPASRLAAFCRPFTYVGVDYFGPIPVSVGRRSEKRWGVLVTCLTTRAIYIELAHSLTTDSCIMALRVFMVRRGVPAAIYSDRGTNFIGASKELSIELDKMNQNKLIAAIVSPDTRWEFNPPASPHMGGSWERLIQSVKKNLQNMTLTRLPSDEVLRCALTEIEGTVNSRPLTFVALDDEDSPVLTPNHFILGSSDGLKPLALFDDSSKALKKSWHTSQLIANIFWRHWLNDYLPCLTRRSKWFNLARPISVGDVVVIADPNSPRNTWPKGRVIGTSHAKDGQVRWAVVQTAHGIYERPAVKIAVLDVGVQPIASQEECGRTTGGTVIGAVSNPSIRNVRS